From the Arvicola amphibius chromosome 2, mArvAmp1.2, whole genome shotgun sequence genome, one window contains:
- the LOC119806449 gene encoding zinc finger protein 431-like, whose amino-acid sequence MNAVTCDDVHIDFTWEECMLLDTSQKNLYKDVMLETYRNLTTIGYSWEDHNTDERCQRSRRHESHERSHTGETPYECNQCSKAFSQRKSLERHKRIHTGEKPYKCNQCDKAFIECRNLQIHKRIHTGE is encoded by the coding sequence ATGAATGCGGTGACCTGTGATGATGTGCATATTGACTTCACATGGGAAGAGTGTATGTTGCTGGATACTTCAcagaagaatctctacaaagatgtgatgctggagacctacaggaaCCTCACTACCATAGGATACAGTTGGGAAGACCATAATACTGACGAACGTTGTCAACGATCTAGAAGACATGAAAGCcatgaaagaagtcatactggAGAAACACCCTATGAATGCAATCAATGTAGTAAAGCCTTTTCACAACGCAAAAGTCttgaaagacataaaagaattcatactggagagaaaccctataaatgcaatcaatgtgataaagcctttATAGAATGCAGAAATCTTCAGATTCataaaagaattcatactggagag